In Natronococcus occultus SP4, the following proteins share a genomic window:
- a CDS encoding DUF7344 domain-containing protein gives MEALGSDRDDQELSADTILELLANRRRRYLLYALRGREGPIELSRVAERVAGWEHDVPPDEVAKNEYKSVYVSSVQCHVPKLADAGVVDHDEENHTVVLSDNFEQLEPYLRVVVKDEPEDSTLHSALEADTGEGILGQIRENVARLKH, from the coding sequence ATGGAAGCACTTGGCTCGGATCGGGACGATCAAGAACTATCGGCGGACACGATCCTCGAGCTGCTGGCAAACCGTCGACGACGGTACCTCCTGTACGCGCTCCGAGGACGGGAAGGACCGATCGAGCTCTCGCGGGTAGCCGAACGGGTCGCCGGCTGGGAACACGACGTCCCTCCAGACGAGGTTGCGAAAAACGAGTACAAGAGCGTTTACGTCTCGTCGGTGCAGTGTCACGTACCGAAACTGGCCGACGCGGGCGTCGTCGATCACGACGAGGAGAACCATACGGTCGTCCTGTCGGACAACTTCGAACAGCTCGAGCCGTACCTCCGGGTCGTCGTCAAGGACGAGCCAGAGGACTCGACGCTCCATTCGGCGCTGGAAGCCGACACCGGCGAGGGAATTCTGGGCCAGATCCGGGAGAACGTGGCGCGACTCAAGCACTGA
- a CDS encoding ribbon-helix-helix domain-containing protein gives MGNKNKTISFRVSEDAFEALQEIAEERDISLSAVFRDYVEQLVEHDGQVAVVPEAELEDAETGDGDENLAFPPTVEVPKSFIREHERLELEADHLREQLDEHKSYVTELQDRLEDEDEVLLLDDLDDADDPSQLR, from the coding sequence ATGGGCAACAAGAACAAGACGATCTCGTTTCGCGTCAGCGAGGACGCCTTCGAGGCGCTCCAGGAGATCGCCGAGGAGCGCGACATCTCGTTGTCCGCGGTCTTCCGGGACTACGTCGAGCAGCTCGTCGAGCACGACGGGCAGGTCGCGGTCGTTCCCGAAGCCGAGCTCGAGGACGCCGAGACAGGCGACGGCGACGAGAATCTCGCGTTCCCACCGACCGTCGAGGTGCCCAAGAGCTTCATCCGCGAGCACGAACGCCTCGAGCTCGAGGCCGATCACCTCCGCGAGCAGTTAGACGAGCACAAATCCTACGTCACCGAGCTCCAGGATCGCCTCGAGGACGAGGACGAAGTGTTGTTGCTCGACGACCTGGACGACGCCGACGATCCCTCGCAGCTGCGCTGA
- a CDS encoding sulfite oxidase: MATEESRPTRHDEIEAILERKGGVEEARDDADKYTVVGAAERKTYANWLTPIEEHFVCHRNDIPDAEGGKWTVSLTGYLEDASSVTEIREEFPTVAVAHTMECAGNGRGQHRPETGSVQWGYEAAGTAVWSGTPVSSLLRGELEDVPDDAWLTAVGGDPSDGEDVFARSIPLSKAVDDCILAYEMNGEPLPREHGFPIRLIVPGWYGVNSVKWLEELRVMDEMVTDESLDRPGDHAYWQQEAYRIHPEDVEPERNATVETVDTWEQLEGGDPAYPYTFDQTVMSVIGEPDGESAVTVPEDGTVEITGVAWAGDDDVASVEVSTDGGDSWAEAELFGPDYAGAWRLFRYDWAATPGEYVLASRATDDRGKRQPMRISNPDAWRDAIADDEFPWNEGGYAANAVLPNALEVEIQTP; this comes from the coding sequence ATGGCCACGGAAGAGTCTCGACCGACCCGTCACGACGAGATCGAAGCGATCCTCGAGCGAAAGGGCGGCGTCGAGGAGGCCCGCGACGACGCCGACAAGTACACCGTCGTCGGCGCAGCGGAACGAAAGACGTACGCGAACTGGCTGACGCCGATCGAGGAACACTTCGTCTGCCACCGCAACGATATTCCCGACGCCGAGGGCGGCAAGTGGACGGTCTCGCTGACGGGGTATCTCGAGGACGCGTCCTCGGTCACCGAGATCAGAGAGGAGTTCCCGACGGTCGCGGTCGCACACACGATGGAGTGTGCGGGCAACGGTCGCGGCCAGCACCGCCCGGAGACCGGCAGCGTCCAGTGGGGGTACGAGGCCGCCGGAACCGCGGTCTGGTCGGGAACGCCGGTCAGCTCCCTGCTGCGCGGGGAACTCGAGGACGTCCCCGACGACGCGTGGCTCACGGCAGTCGGCGGCGACCCATCGGACGGCGAGGACGTCTTCGCGCGCTCGATCCCGCTCTCGAAGGCGGTAGACGACTGTATCCTGGCCTACGAGATGAACGGGGAGCCGTTACCCCGCGAGCACGGCTTTCCTATTCGACTGATCGTCCCCGGCTGGTACGGCGTCAACAGTGTCAAATGGCTCGAGGAACTCCGCGTGATGGACGAAATGGTTACCGACGAGTCGCTGGATCGCCCCGGTGACCACGCCTACTGGCAACAGGAGGCCTACCGGATCCACCCCGAGGACGTCGAACCCGAACGCAACGCGACCGTCGAGACCGTCGACACCTGGGAGCAACTCGAGGGCGGCGATCCCGCCTACCCCTACACCTTCGACCAGACCGTGATGTCGGTCATTGGCGAGCCCGACGGCGAGTCGGCCGTCACCGTTCCCGAGGACGGAACGGTCGAGATCACGGGCGTCGCGTGGGCCGGCGACGACGACGTCGCGAGCGTCGAGGTCTCGACCGACGGTGGCGACAGCTGGGCGGAGGCGGAGCTGTTCGGCCCCGACTACGCGGGCGCGTGGCGGCTGTTCCGGTACGACTGGGCGGCGACGCCCGGTGAGTACGTGCTGGCCTCCCGCGCGACCGACGACCGGGGGAAGCGCCAGCCGATGCGGATCTCGAATCCCGACGCGTGGCGCGACGCCATCGCCGACGACGAGTTCCCCTGGAACGAGGGCGGGTACGCCGCCAACGCCGTGTTGCCGAACGCCCTCGAGGTCGAAATCCAGACACCGTAA
- a CDS encoding single-stranded DNA-binding protein (Replication protein A protects and stabilize the intermediate ssDNA that is generated by the unwinding action of a DNA helicase at the replication fork. In addition, SSBs prevent the formation of secondary structures by single-stranded template DNA.) has product MSDVRQHADDIHDQFSDHIDVSVDDVEDRLTTLVDEYKVPIDEARRSVTNHYLEEAGLDREDLAGGSSEAAEIEDVDEPEQWIDITAKVIELWEPRSDSVAQVGLLGDPTGTIKFTKWAKSDLPALDEGGVYELRNVVTDEYEGRYSVKLNSTTVIEELDEELEVGDDTSEIEGALVDMQSGSGLIKRCPKDDCTRVLQNGRCNEHGEVEGEFDLRIKAVVDDGLDAHEVIFDKDATENLTGISLEEAKDMAMDALDTTVVADEIRDLVVGTYYRIEGPTFGRYVLADDVEELDGPVDAEQLLIKARSM; this is encoded by the coding sequence ATGAGCGACGTACGACAGCACGCGGACGACATACACGACCAGTTCTCGGACCACATCGACGTCTCGGTCGACGACGTCGAGGACCGACTGACGACGCTCGTCGACGAGTACAAGGTCCCGATCGACGAGGCACGCCGGAGCGTCACCAACCACTACCTCGAGGAAGCCGGCCTCGACCGCGAGGACCTCGCGGGCGGCTCGAGCGAGGCGGCCGAGATCGAGGACGTCGACGAACCCGAACAGTGGATCGACATCACGGCCAAGGTCATCGAGCTGTGGGAACCCCGCAGTGACTCGGTCGCACAGGTCGGTCTGCTGGGCGACCCGACGGGGACGATCAAGTTCACCAAGTGGGCCAAATCGGACCTCCCGGCGCTCGACGAGGGCGGCGTCTACGAACTTCGCAACGTCGTCACCGACGAGTACGAGGGTCGCTACTCGGTCAAACTCAACAGCACGACCGTCATCGAGGAGCTCGACGAGGAGCTCGAGGTCGGCGACGACACCAGCGAGATCGAAGGTGCACTCGTCGACATGCAAAGCGGCAGCGGCCTGATCAAGCGCTGCCCGAAGGACGATTGCACCCGCGTCCTCCAGAACGGCCGCTGTAACGAACACGGCGAGGTCGAGGGCGAGTTCGATCTGCGAATCAAGGCCGTCGTCGACGACGGGCTCGACGCCCACGAGGTCATCTTCGACAAGGACGCGACCGAGAACCTGACGGGAATCAGCTTAGAGGAGGCCAAGGACATGGCGATGGACGCCCTTGATACGACCGTCGTCGCCGACGAGATCCGCGACCTGGTCGTCGGCACCTACTACCGGATCGAAGGGCCGACGTTCGGTCGCTACGTCCTGGCCGACGACGTCGAGGAGCTCGACGGACCAGTCGACGCCGAACAGCTGCTGATCAAAGCGAGGTCGATGTAA
- a CDS encoding cytochrome c oxidase subunit II, whose translation MNIHTYEKVWLIGSMVLIVGFIVTVTYGAVGLGIAMVDDSEETIEPTELDEDERFAEPRVEQVGEDEYEAYVVAQTFMFSPDPIEIPAGSEVTFHATSRDVIHSFSVAGTNINTMVIPGEVATMTAEFDEPGEYGVVCNEYCGSGHHNMEGELHVVPEDEFDMTELEIEADDEVETGDEATIEVDVENRMLEALETTVTLEIGDEALSESVTVDGSETETTTFTIDAADLGEGDHDWTVTVDDYEDGGTLTVADELEEDDDDE comes from the coding sequence ATGAACATCCACACCTACGAGAAGGTGTGGCTGATCGGCTCGATGGTGCTGATCGTCGGGTTCATCGTCACGGTCACGTACGGCGCGGTCGGGCTCGGTATCGCGATGGTCGACGACAGCGAAGAGACCATCGAGCCGACCGAGCTCGACGAGGACGAACGGTTCGCGGAGCCACGCGTCGAACAGGTTGGCGAGGACGAGTACGAGGCCTACGTCGTCGCCCAGACGTTCATGTTCAGTCCTGATCCGATCGAGATACCAGCGGGAAGCGAGGTCACCTTCCACGCGACGAGCCGGGACGTGATCCACAGCTTCAGCGTCGCCGGAACAAACATCAACACGATGGTGATCCCCGGCGAGGTAGCGACGATGACCGCCGAGTTCGACGAACCCGGCGAGTACGGCGTCGTCTGTAACGAGTACTGCGGCTCCGGTCATCACAACATGGAAGGGGAGCTTCACGTCGTCCCCGAAGACGAGTTCGACATGACCGAACTCGAGATCGAGGCCGACGACGAAGTAGAGACCGGCGACGAAGCGACGATCGAGGTCGACGTCGAGAACCGCATGCTCGAAGCCCTCGAGACGACCGTCACGCTCGAAATCGGCGACGAGGCACTCTCGGAGAGCGTCACGGTCGACGGCAGCGAGACCGAGACGACGACGTTTACGATCGACGCCGCGGACCTCGGCGAGGGCGACCACGACTGGACGGTCACCGTCGACGACTACGAGGACGGTGGGACGCTGACCGTGGCCGACGAACTCGAGGAGGATGATGACGATGAGTAA
- a CDS encoding DUF5814 domain-containing protein — MAITDKIYVKNHRQLASQLETNIPKGAFKGATLDVLFQGEGLEKLDEATQERVLDFSSDFLDCDCDNNPYCGCPERKFVRYLLELRAQGLGPDAIVDVMTDDYMVYAYSGDVLSFLDSGVRTLEAAEGLAEVEGSDETRAEIRQAKRDLAK; from the coding sequence GTGGCTATTACCGACAAGATCTACGTCAAGAACCACCGCCAGCTCGCCTCCCAGCTCGAGACGAACATTCCGAAGGGAGCGTTCAAGGGCGCGACGCTGGACGTTCTCTTCCAGGGTGAGGGCCTCGAGAAACTCGACGAGGCGACCCAGGAGCGGGTGCTCGACTTCTCGAGTGACTTCCTCGACTGTGACTGCGACAACAACCCCTACTGTGGCTGTCCCGAGCGGAAGTTCGTCCGGTACCTGCTCGAGCTGCGCGCACAGGGGCTGGGTCCCGACGCCATCGTCGACGTGATGACCGACGACTACATGGTCTATGCCTACTCCGGGGACGTCCTTTCGTTCCTCGACAGCGGCGTCCGTACACTCGAGGCCGCGGAGGGGCTCGCCGAGGTCGAAGGCAGCGACGAAACACGGGCGGAGATCCGGCAGGCAAAGCGGGATCTCGCGAAGTAG
- a CDS encoding cupin domain-containing protein, translating into MPRDYDRSAVPSVYDLASVEPYRSEPGFEQVVFRGIDQMIGFSRIGPEKVDGEPHTHPYEQMNMLVEGRLDFLVDGERVELEPYDTLAIPPEVPHTSRALEDETATLLAFWPLREDRLDGTAYQREFPEL; encoded by the coding sequence ATGCCACGCGATTACGATCGATCGGCGGTTCCGTCGGTGTACGACCTCGCGAGCGTCGAGCCCTACCGCAGCGAGCCTGGCTTCGAGCAGGTAGTCTTTCGGGGTATCGATCAGATGATCGGCTTCTCCCGGATCGGCCCGGAGAAGGTCGACGGCGAGCCCCACACCCATCCCTACGAACAGATGAACATGCTCGTCGAGGGGCGGCTGGACTTCCTCGTCGACGGTGAGCGCGTCGAACTCGAACCCTACGACACGCTGGCGATCCCGCCCGAGGTCCCGCATACCTCGCGTGCGCTCGAGGACGAGACGGCGACGCTGCTTGCGTTCTGGCCGCTGCGGGAGGATCGACTCGACGGGACGGCCTACCAGCGGGAGTTTCCCGAACTCTGA
- a CDS encoding aldo/keto reductase, translated as MTRNESDTFEIGSTTVHRLGFGAMRLCGEEIIGPPEDEDAARELVRTAVEQGVDFIDTADSYGPGVSERLIGEALDDPDDVLVASKAGLLRNREGEWLHHGDPDYIRNQVLCSLDRLRTDTIDLYQYHRPDPDTPFEDSVQAFAELKDEGLVEQVGLSNVSVDQLETARDHVDVATVQNRYNVGDRSEADVLEACEEYGIGFIPWAPIDGDDLASHGDVLDEIADDHDATRRQVALAWLLERSDVILPIPGTSDPDHLESNLQASQLSLSDDEVARITDLEN; from the coding sequence GTGACCCGGAACGAAAGCGACACGTTCGAGATCGGCTCGACGACCGTCCACCGGCTCGGATTCGGCGCGATGCGTCTCTGCGGCGAGGAGATCATCGGCCCGCCTGAGGACGAAGACGCCGCTCGCGAGCTAGTTCGGACCGCCGTCGAGCAGGGCGTCGACTTCATCGACACCGCGGACTCCTACGGCCCCGGCGTCAGCGAACGGCTCATCGGCGAGGCGCTCGACGATCCCGACGACGTGCTGGTCGCCTCGAAGGCGGGCCTGCTTCGCAACCGCGAGGGCGAGTGGCTCCACCACGGCGATCCCGACTACATCCGCAATCAGGTGTTGTGCTCGCTCGATCGGCTCCGGACCGACACGATCGACCTCTACCAGTACCACCGACCCGACCCCGACACACCCTTCGAGGACTCCGTCCAGGCGTTTGCCGAACTGAAAGACGAGGGGCTCGTCGAGCAGGTCGGGCTGAGCAACGTCTCGGTCGACCAGCTCGAGACGGCCCGCGACCACGTCGACGTGGCGACGGTCCAGAATCGGTACAACGTCGGCGACCGCTCGGAGGCCGACGTCCTCGAGGCCTGCGAGGAGTACGGGATCGGCTTCATCCCCTGGGCGCCGATCGACGGCGACGATCTCGCAAGTCACGGCGACGTCCTCGACGAGATTGCGGACGACCACGACGCGACCCGGCGCCAGGTCGCGCTGGCGTGGCTGCTCGAGCGATCCGACGTCATCCTCCCGATCCCGGGTACCTCCGACCCCGACCACCTCGAGTCCAACCTCCAGGCGTCGCAGCTCTCGCTGTCCGACGACGAGGTTGCTCGAATCACCGATCTCGAGAACTAA
- a CDS encoding aspartate aminotransferase family protein, protein MSDGPDPHTRYRNQSTQSARLAERAREVLPGGDTRSVTYHRPYPTFFTEASGAQVTTADGEELLDFLNNYTQSVLGHAPGPVVEAACDRLERGNDVAAPNEDIVELAERLVERVRSVERVRFTNSGTEATMNAIRAAMAWTDRDRVLKVRGGYHGTHDTVEVAVGHEGVTAGIPSSVEQRVDAVRFNDVEALKERFERSGDEYACFILEPIAGVAGMIPATEAYLEAARDLTEATETVLIFDEVMSFRLAPGGAQERYGIEPDLTAFGKLIGGGLPVGAFGGRVDLMEQFDPETGVLNHSGTFNGNPATMAAGVALLDHFGADRIKTVNERGDRLRDRLESVGETADVPIRITGDGSLFQIHFTDERVTDLKNSTAGDPPSEQLFLRLRNEGVLIAPRGMGNLSTALDQRDLDTFVDTFATAVEAIGDSETERDH, encoded by the coding sequence ATGAGCGATGGCCCCGACCCACACACCCGATACCGGAACCAGTCCACACAGTCGGCACGGTTGGCCGAGCGAGCGCGAGAGGTACTGCCCGGCGGAGATACTCGATCGGTCACATACCACCGACCGTACCCGACGTTCTTCACCGAAGCGTCCGGCGCCCAGGTAACGACGGCGGACGGCGAGGAGTTGCTCGATTTTCTCAACAACTACACTCAATCCGTCCTCGGACACGCACCCGGACCCGTCGTCGAAGCGGCCTGCGATCGACTCGAGCGCGGAAACGACGTCGCCGCACCGAACGAGGACATCGTCGAACTCGCGGAACGTCTCGTCGAGCGCGTGCGGTCGGTCGAACGAGTGCGCTTTACGAACTCGGGGACGGAAGCGACGATGAACGCGATCCGCGCGGCGATGGCGTGGACCGATCGGGACCGCGTTCTGAAGGTTCGGGGCGGCTACCACGGAACCCACGACACCGTCGAAGTGGCAGTTGGCCACGAAGGCGTAACGGCGGGGATTCCGTCGTCTGTCGAGCAGCGCGTCGACGCCGTTCGCTTCAACGACGTCGAGGCACTCAAAGAACGGTTCGAACGATCGGGCGACGAGTACGCGTGTTTCATCCTCGAACCGATCGCCGGTGTAGCGGGGATGATCCCGGCTACGGAAGCGTACCTCGAAGCGGCCCGGGATCTTACCGAAGCGACCGAAACGGTGCTGATATTCGACGAAGTCATGTCGTTTCGGCTGGCACCTGGTGGCGCACAGGAGCGGTACGGGATCGAGCCCGATCTCACGGCGTTCGGGAAGCTCATCGGTGGCGGCCTTCCGGTCGGGGCCTTCGGCGGTCGGGTCGATCTCATGGAGCAGTTCGATCCGGAGACAGGCGTGCTGAACCACTCGGGAACCTTCAACGGGAATCCCGCAACGATGGCAGCCGGCGTCGCGTTGCTCGATCACTTCGGTGCGGATCGGATCAAGACGGTGAACGAACGCGGAGACCGTCTCCGCGACCGGCTCGAGTCAGTCGGCGAGACGGCCGACGTTCCCATCCGCATCACAGGCGACGGCTCGCTTTTCCAGATCCATTTTACCGACGAGCGGGTCACCGACCTCAAGAACTCGACTGCGGGCGATCCGCCGTCCGAACAGTTGTTCCTCCGACTGCGCAACGAGGGCGTTCTGATCGCCCCTCGAGGGATGGGGAATCTCTCGACGGCACTCGACCAGCGCGATCTCGATACGTTTGTCGACACGTTCGCGACTGCCGTCGAAGCGATCGGCGACTCTGAAACCGAGAGGGACCACTGA
- a CDS encoding DUF7091 family protein: MSDRRRLERFLRTKLQEAGEQYEELRGSTDGQLGEAREAYRSARNARGLPTDEQGRAKIVCRRYAERRAALLDEEYRPACYEDGHPDCEGCVEDVRDGRIETWQ, translated from the coding sequence ATGTCGGATCGCCGTCGACTCGAGCGGTTCCTCCGGACGAAGCTCCAGGAGGCGGGCGAGCAGTACGAGGAGCTGCGGGGATCGACAGATGGTCAGCTCGGCGAGGCCCGGGAGGCCTACCGGTCGGCGCGAAACGCTCGCGGGCTGCCGACCGACGAGCAAGGTCGCGCCAAGATCGTCTGTCGGCGCTACGCCGAACGGCGGGCTGCCCTGCTCGACGAGGAGTACCGTCCGGCCTGCTACGAGGACGGCCATCCCGACTGCGAGGGCTGTGTCGAGGACGTCCGGGACGGGCGGATCGAAACCTGGCAGTAG
- a CDS encoding b(o/a)3-type cytochrome-c oxidase subunit 1 — MSNAYIEEFPAEAKVVRTAFYSAFLALALGGVFGIVQTLHRTGYYRFIDSADYYTVLTAHGVFLVISFTIFFLVGVFTWAVTTSLDRGLEDLRFTWGWYGLMAIGITLSGVAILAGFTDATDISASVLFTFYAPLQGHPMFYLGLVLFVVGTWLAGADWFRSWWAWKQENPDERIPLPTFMVLTTMLMWYIATLGVAAAILLFLLPWSLGLIDSVNPLLTRTLFWFFGHPVVYFWLMPAYMMWYVMLPKVSGGKLFSDPLARVVFVLFLILSVPTGIHHQYLDPGIAEGFKFIAMTNTMFLLLPSLLTAFTVVASMEHGARQRGGKGYFGWLKALPWRDPVFTGMALAGLMFAAAGFSGMINAGMNINYLVHNTFWVVGHFHLTVGTAVALTFMAVTYWFLPQITGKELWSRSVALGQVVLWFVGMTFMSNAMHRAGLLGVPRRTAEPQYEGFEFEAAVGSMGELQAQIALGGVLLTLSLVLFFANVFGTALNGRSDDLPANEYADALSGPEDAPLVLDNLKLWTGIAIVLVIFAYTFPLLSIIDRGGLLGPEIIPLPVFIESPALLVGAVEQLTAGTLESIRPVLEVSR; from the coding sequence ATGAGTAACGCGTACATCGAGGAGTTCCCGGCGGAAGCGAAGGTCGTCCGTACGGCGTTTTACAGTGCGTTCCTCGCGCTCGCACTGGGGGGCGTCTTCGGAATCGTTCAGACGCTCCACCGGACGGGCTACTACCGGTTTATCGATTCCGCGGACTACTACACCGTCCTCACCGCTCACGGCGTCTTTCTCGTCATTTCGTTTACGATCTTCTTCCTCGTCGGCGTGTTCACGTGGGCGGTGACGACCAGTCTCGACCGTGGCCTCGAGGATCTTCGCTTCACGTGGGGCTGGTACGGCCTGATGGCGATCGGAATCACGCTGAGCGGTGTTGCGATCCTGGCCGGCTTTACTGACGCAACCGATATCAGCGCGTCGGTGCTGTTTACGTTCTACGCACCGCTGCAGGGGCATCCGATGTTCTACCTCGGACTCGTCCTGTTCGTCGTCGGAACCTGGCTCGCGGGCGCAGACTGGTTCCGCTCGTGGTGGGCCTGGAAGCAGGAAAACCCCGACGAGCGGATTCCGCTGCCGACGTTTATGGTGCTGACGACGATGCTGATGTGGTACATCGCAACACTGGGCGTCGCCGCGGCGATCCTGCTGTTCCTGCTGCCGTGGTCGCTCGGCCTGATTGACTCCGTCAACCCCCTGCTCACCAGAACGCTGTTCTGGTTCTTCGGCCACCCGGTCGTCTACTTCTGGCTGATGCCGGCGTACATGATGTGGTACGTCATGCTGCCCAAAGTTTCGGGTGGCAAACTGTTCAGCGATCCGCTCGCTCGCGTCGTCTTCGTTCTCTTCCTGATCCTCTCGGTCCCGACGGGGATTCACCACCAGTACCTCGATCCGGGGATCGCCGAGGGCTTCAAATTCATCGCGATGACGAACACGATGTTCCTGCTGTTACCGAGTCTGTTGACCGCCTTCACCGTCGTCGCCAGCATGGAACACGGCGCCCGCCAGCGCGGCGGGAAGGGCTATTTCGGCTGGCTGAAGGCGCTCCCGTGGCGCGACCCCGTCTTCACCGGGATGGCCCTGGCCGGACTGATGTTCGCAGCCGCCGGCTTCTCGGGGATGATCAACGCCGGGATGAACATCAACTACCTCGTCCACAACACGTTCTGGGTCGTCGGCCACTTCCACCTCACCGTCGGCACCGCCGTCGCCCTGACGTTCATGGCAGTCACCTACTGGTTCCTCCCGCAGATAACCGGCAAGGAACTGTGGAGTCGCTCCGTCGCGCTCGGACAGGTCGTGCTCTGGTTCGTCGGGATGACGTTCATGTCGAACGCGATGCACCGCGCCGGTCTGCTGGGCGTTCCCCGCCGAACGGCCGAACCCCAGTACGAGGGATTCGAGTTCGAGGCCGCCGTCGGAAGCATGGGTGAGCTCCAGGCCCAGATCGCGCTGGGAGGAGTACTGTTGACGCTCTCGCTCGTCCTGTTCTTCGCGAACGTCTTCGGAACGGCTCTCAACGGCCGTAGCGACGACCTGCCAGCAAACGAGTACGCCGACGCGCTCTCGGGTCCCGAGGACGCCCCGCTGGTCCTCGACAACCTCAAGCTGTGGACGGGGATCGCGATCGTGCTCGTGATCTTCGCTTACACGTTCCCACTGCTCTCGATTATCGATCGGGGCGGGCTGCTCGGTCCCGAGATCATCCCGCTCCCGGTCTTCATCGAGTCCCCGGCACTGCTCGTGGGGGCCGTCGAACAGCTCACCGCCGGCACGCTCGAATCGATCCGGCCCGTTCTGGAGGTGAGCCGGTAG
- a CDS encoding RPA family protein — protein MSQAELTREVARRVFASEFNDSTYTFKESDDERAPNYALLPTGDRANRVFAVGTLTETEDVGEDSEYWRGRVVDPTGTFFVYAGQYQPEAASVLRDTETPAYVSVVGKPRTYETEDGTVNVSVRPETISIVDEATRDRWVVETAERTLDRIEEFEAWQDDQEAPESGSTAPTNEYAQMARERYDSPVENYRRDVIEALENVEDVEATA, from the coding sequence ATGTCTCAGGCAGAACTCACCCGCGAAGTCGCACGTCGCGTCTTCGCCTCCGAATTCAACGACTCGACGTACACGTTCAAGGAAAGCGACGACGAGCGCGCCCCCAACTACGCCCTGCTGCCGACGGGCGACCGGGCCAACCGCGTGTTCGCCGTCGGGACGCTGACCGAAACCGAGGACGTCGGCGAGGACAGCGAGTACTGGCGTGGCCGGGTCGTCGATCCGACGGGAACCTTCTTCGTCTACGCCGGCCAGTACCAGCCCGAGGCCGCCTCGGTGCTGCGGGACACGGAGACGCCGGCGTACGTCTCGGTCGTCGGCAAACCTCGAACGTACGAGACCGAGGACGGCACGGTCAACGTCTCGGTCCGTCCGGAGACGATCTCGATCGTCGACGAGGCGACCCGGGACCGCTGGGTCGTCGAGACCGCCGAGCGAACCCTCGATCGAATCGAGGAGTTCGAGGCCTGGCAGGACGACCAGGAAGCCCCCGAGAGCGGCTCGACGGCGCCGACCAACGAGTACGCACAGATGGCCCGTGAACGGTACGACTCGCCGGTCGAGAACTACCGCCGCGACGTGATCGAAGCCCTCGAGAACGTCGAGGACGTCGAAGCGACGGCCTGA